The DNA window CTCGGTAATCACCTGGATGAGCCCTTCAATCTTCGATGCAGCTCCAGTCATCTCCAGCATGATCGACTCTGGCGCAAGGTCGACGACCCTTGCGCGAAAGACGTTCGCCAACTCGAAGATCTGCGACCGTGAGTGCTGTCCCAGCGGATGCGACGGTCCAGCCTCGACCTTAATCAGGCAGAGTTCGCGAATCACCGCCTCGCTTCGCCCGACCTCATCCACATCGACCGTAATCTCAAGCTTGTACAGCGACGCCTTGATGCGGTGCGCCGCATGCTCCGGCGCTTCGCAGACGATCGTCATCCGCGAGACATCCGCGCGTTCCGACTCACCCACCGTCAGCGACACGATATTAATATTCAGCCGCCGAAACAGCGAGGCCACCCGAGTAAGAACTCCCGGCTTGTCACTTACCAAAGCTACAAACGTATGCAGCATATTCCCTTTCAGTTACACCAACCACTACCTAACCCTTGTCGTCCTTCGCAATTTCCGATCACAGCCTCATCGTGATCGAAAATCGCGGAGGATCTGCTTCTCGAGCTTGCCACGAACGCTCTTCTAACTCCCCTTCACATAAACCTTTTCCGAATCCCACAACTCCGTCTCTTTATCCCCATCGCGAATCACTCCTCGATCCAGCTCCTTATTCGCGTATCCGCCGTAGGTATAGTCCCCAGCTCCGTTATAGTGATTCCCGCACGGTAACGCCCCATCTGCATACTTCTCCGCCGCACACTTCGTCCCGCGATAGATATGAAACCAGACTAGCGGCTTGCGATCATCTACCAGCTTCTGACTCACCTTCAGGCTATCCAGCGTCCTTGCATGCGCCGCATCCCGCAACTGCCACAGAATCGCCTCGATCTCATCATCCGTGGCATCGGGCTTCGTCACCAGCGTGATGATGCTGTCATGCGTATGAAACACCTTGAACGCTGGGGGCTTCACGCTGGGCCGCGCGGGATATACAACCGCAGGCTCTGCGGCCTTCGACTGCGTGACCGGGGCAGCAGGGTGCGAACTCTTGCATCCGGCGGCAAGCATTGCCAGCACGCCCGAAGCAGCAAGGTTCGCGATCCATGGAGATCGAAGGTTCATGCGCGCTCCTTACTCATCCTCACTCGTCTCAAGCAAGGGATCCTTCGTCGGCCGCCTCACCATCTCATGCAGAGCCGCACCCGGAGCGATCATCGGATACACACCATCTTCTTTTTCTACCTGAAAGTTAATCAGAAACGCCTTTCCGCTCGTCCGTGCTTTTGTAACCGTGGGAGTTACATCCTTCCGTTTGCTCACGGTCGCGCCGTCGATGCCATGAGCTGCCGCCAGCATCACAAAGTCCGGTGAAAGAATGGGCGAAGCCGAGTAGTTCTTGTCATAGAACGCCTCCTGCCACTGCCGCACCATGCCCAGAAATCCATTGTTGATCACGGCGATATTGATCGCGTAGCCCTCCTGCACAATCGTCGAAAGCTCCGACGCCGTCATCTGGAATCCGCCATCGCCCGCGATCACCCAGACGTCCTTCTCCGGGCAAGCAGCTTTCGCTCCGATCGCCGCCGGTAACGCAAACCCCATCGTGCCGAGACCGCCGGATGTGATGAGACTCCGCGGCGCGTCGTGCTTGTAGTACTGCGCCTCCCACATCTGGTGCTGGCCTACATCGGTCACAATCACCGTCTGCGCCAGCCTTCCCGCAGTGAGCGCCTCGCGCCAAATGTCGTTGATCACGTGCGCCGCATACAGGTGTCCGTTGTCTGGCAGGTTGATGATGTCCCGCACCGACGCCGTCCCCTTCATCGCGTCGATCTCGCGCAGCCATTCCGTCGGCGGCTCGCCGTACGACTTTTCGCTCGCCCTGTCCCACGTCTCAGCCGCAACCGGAGAATCACCCAGCATCGGTAGCAGCGCATCGAGCACCTTCCGCAGGTCGCCGATCAGCGCCACATCCACCTTCACGTTCTTGTTTACTTCTGATGGGTCAATGTCGATATGGATCTTCTTCGCGTTCGGAGCGTAGTGCGCGAGGTTGCCGGTCACGCGGTCGTCGAAGCGCATGCCAAAGGCCAGCAGCAGATCACTCTGCTGGATCGCCTCGTTCACCCAGCTCTCGCCGTGCATGCCCATCATGCCGAGCGAGAGGGGATGATACGTCGGGAATGCCCCAAGGCCGAGCAACGTGCTGGCCACCGGAATCTGACGGCGCTCAGCGAAGTCGATCACCTGCTCGCGCGCGCCCGACTCCACGATGCCGTGGCCGGCAAGGATGAGCGGCCGCTTTGCCGCCTTGATCAACTCAATCGCGTCCGCGAAGGAGTTCGTCTCCGCCTTCAGCATCGGATGCGGTCGCGCCGGCTCGGGCGCTGCAGCCTCAAAGCTGAACGCCGCCATGGCCTGCTGCGCGTCTTTCGTAATGTCGACGAGCACCGGGCCCGGGCGACCCGACCGAGCCACCTGGAAGGCCTTGCGGACCGTACCAGCGATGTCTTCGGCACGCGTGACAAGGTAGTTGTGCTTCGTAATTGGCAGCGTGATGCCGGTGATGTCCACCTCTTGAAACGCGTCGCTGCCCAGCACCTTCGACGACACCTGCCCGGTGATGCAGACGATCGGAATCGAATCGAGCATCGCCGTCGCAATGCCGGTCACAAGGTTGGTCGCACCCGGCCCGGAGGTCGCCATGCACACGCCCACCTGCCCCGATGCCCGCGCATAACCATCGGCCATATGCGAAGCTCCCTGCTCATGCCGCACCAAGACGTGGTGGATAGGAAACTTGCGCAGCGCATCGTAAATAGGCAGAATCGCACCGCCGGGATAGCCGAAAACAGTAGTAACTCCCTCGCCGACAAGCGTGGCCCAGAGAATTTCGGCTCCTGTTAGTTGCGGGTATGTATTGCTGCTTTCCTGCGTCATAGAATCACCGTCCAAAGTTGTTGTAAGCAGCTCTAACACCGCCCTGAAGCACTTCGTGTGTCACAAAGAGCATGAAGATCAGAAGGACTGCGCCAAGGACACGAGCACCAACCTCTCGTTCGAACTTCGATTGCTGCGAGCGTCCCTGCCACATAATTGCCATCGATGTTTCTTTAGACCCAAACAGGGCCATCACGCCAACGTAGGTCATGGTCAACCATGTGAAGCTCGCAGCAATTAGAAGCAGTTCCTTACTCTTCCATAGAAAGAGAGGAAGAAAAGAAACGAAGCTTAACATAGCCAGGTAGCCAGCAATTGAAGCTGTCTTGATTCGTCTCGTCATCCCACCCTCCTGTCGTTATTGATTCATGAGACTTGAATGACTAGGTCGTTACCGCTCCCTCACTAGCACTACTCACACTCTTCGCATACTTCGCGAAGACTCCCCGCTTATACCTGGCCTCCGGAGCCTTCCACTCCTTCAGCCGTAAAGCAATCTCATCCGCCGAAACCTCCAGCCGCAGCTCGCGCTTGGGAATGTCGAAGGTAATCGTGTCGCCCTCGCGCACCGCGGCAATCGGGCCGCCAAGTTGCGCCTCAGGAGCGACGTGGCCCGCCATCAGCCCGCGCGTGGCTCCCGAGAAGCGCCCGTCGGTAAGAAGAGCGACCGTCTCAGATAGTTCAGGAATACCCTTGATCGCCGCCGTCACGGCCAGCATCTCGCGCATGCCCGGTCCCCCCTTGGGCCCTTCGTAGCGAATCACAAGCACGTCCGACGGATTGATCTTGCCTGCCTCAACCGCGGCATGGCAGTCGTCCTCGCAGTTGAAGATCCGCGCCGGGCCCTGGTGGAACAGGCGCTCGTGCCCGGCCACTTTGATCACGCAACCCTCCGGCGCGAGGTTGCCCTTCAGGATCACAAGTCCACCCGTAGCCTTCAGCGGCTTGTCGAGCGTATGGATCACGGGCTGCCCCGGCGTCTCGACCGCAAGCGCTGCCTCTTCTGAAATTGTTCGGCCAGAGACCGTCGGCTGCGATCCATCCATCAGACCCGCGTCGATCAGGCGCTTGGCTAGCACGCGCGATCCGCCCGCCTCCTGGTAGTCCGTGGCAGCATACTTGCCGCCGGGCGAAAGATCGCAGATAAACGGCGTCTTCTCGCTGATGCGGTCGAAGTCGTCCATGCTGAGCGGAATGCCAAGCTCGCTCGCAATCGCGATCAGGTGCAGCACCGCATTGGTCGAGCCGCCGCTGGCGCAGACCGCGACGATCGCGTTGTCGATCGCCTTGCGCGTAAGGATCTTGCTCGGCCGAACGTCATGCCGGCAGAGGTCCATGATCATGCGTCCCGCCTCGCGGCTCGCGCTCGCCTTCTCGGCCGACATCGCGGGAACGCCCGTCAGATTGAACGGCGAGATGCCAAGAAACTCGCCTGCCATCGCCATCGTGTTCGCCGTAAACTGGCCCCCACAGGCTCCCGGGCCGGGGCAGGCCGCTG is part of the Granulicella aggregans genome and encodes:
- the ilvN gene encoding acetolactate synthase small subunit, coding for MLHTFVALVSDKPGVLTRVASLFRRLNINIVSLTVGESERADVSRMTIVCEAPEHAAHRIKASLYKLEITVDVDEVGRSEAVIRELCLIKVEAGPSHPLGQHSRSQIFELANVFRARVVDLAPESIMLEMTGAASKIEGLIQVITESGYNILEVSRTGRMAMRRGHHTSKVVKALGGANGSSFTGGVKLSPQEILPNEFDDVHEEEE
- the ilvB gene encoding biosynthetic-type acetolactate synthase large subunit, which translates into the protein MTQESSNTYPQLTGAEILWATLVGEGVTTVFGYPGGAILPIYDALRKFPIHHVLVRHEQGASHMADGYARASGQVGVCMATSGPGATNLVTGIATAMLDSIPIVCITGQVSSKVLGSDAFQEVDITGITLPITKHNYLVTRAEDIAGTVRKAFQVARSGRPGPVLVDITKDAQQAMAAFSFEAAAPEPARPHPMLKAETNSFADAIELIKAAKRPLILAGHGIVESGAREQVIDFAERRQIPVASTLLGLGAFPTYHPLSLGMMGMHGESWVNEAIQQSDLLLAFGMRFDDRVTGNLAHYAPNAKKIHIDIDPSEVNKNVKVDVALIGDLRKVLDALLPMLGDSPVAAETWDRASEKSYGEPPTEWLREIDAMKGTASVRDIINLPDNGHLYAAHVINDIWREALTAGRLAQTVIVTDVGQHQMWEAQYYKHDAPRSLITSGGLGTMGFALPAAIGAKAACPEKDVWVIAGDGGFQMTASELSTIVQEGYAINIAVINNGFLGMVRQWQEAFYDKNYSASPILSPDFVMLAAAHGIDGATVSKRKDVTPTVTKARTSGKAFLINFQVEKEDGVYPMIAPGAALHEMVRRPTKDPLLETSEDE
- the ilvD gene encoding dihydroxy-acid dehydratase; its protein translation is MALTEGPSRAAARSYLRGVGFSKEDLHKPIIGVANTWTEIGPCNFHLREVAAAVKQGIRDAGGTPMEFNTVTISDGITMGTEGMKASLISREVIADSIELVARGNLFDGIVCIAGCDKNMPGTIMAMARLDIPGIMLYGGSIAPGKLAQPDGTHKDITILNVFEGMGSHAAGKINDDQLEALEAAACPGPGACGGQFTANTMAMAGEFLGISPFNLTGVPAMSAEKASASREAGRMIMDLCRHDVRPSKILTRKAIDNAIVAVCASGGSTNAVLHLIAIASELGIPLSMDDFDRISEKTPFICDLSPGGKYAATDYQEAGGSRVLAKRLIDAGLMDGSQPTVSGRTISEEAALAVETPGQPVIHTLDKPLKATGGLVILKGNLAPEGCVIKVAGHERLFHQGPARIFNCEDDCHAAVEAGKINPSDVLVIRYEGPKGGPGMREMLAVTAAIKGIPELSETVALLTDGRFSGATRGLMAGHVAPEAQLGGPIAAVREGDTITFDIPKRELRLEVSADEIALRLKEWKAPEARYKRGVFAKYAKSVSSASEGAVTT